One Miscanthus floridulus cultivar M001 chromosome 11, ASM1932011v1, whole genome shotgun sequence DNA window includes the following coding sequences:
- the LOC136493779 gene encoding receptor-like serine/threonine-protein kinase SD1-8 isoform X2 produces MNTVRYCLNSELLLSITPGALQCDEIMRATLPTQYTCSIHSFQFLLQPQRQEINMEKKGLIMEKAHLQVFILLLLSSPCESDDQFTQAKPLSPGDMLISKDGVFALGFFSPTNSNESLYIGIWYHNIPDRTLVWVANRDSPITNTTPSAAKLAITDNQELALSDSTTGRPLWTTATGGAGVIAVLLSSGNFVLRSANGTAMWQSFDHPTDTILPTMRVLFSYQGHVVTRLFASKGPADPSTGDFSLSMDPSSNLQIFVWHGTRLYYRNNFFNDVSAFGGSVSYATTTVIVSVSRINEDGLYFMYTVSGDSPEYTRLSLDYTGKFRLLTWNNDTSSWTAGYERPSSGCDLYAACGPFGYCDNTESVPSCRCLDGFEPIDGHDVSRGCRRNEALVCGMEDGFVTLSGMKAPQGFMHVDNTSFDQCVTECSTNCSCTAYAYVNMSIDGTLIYTSMCLVWTGDLVDTGKVPSFSQDLYIRLAAVSHVQKKRNLVKILLPITALVLLITFTTLVLTYKHRGTRQKKKVQKRHMLQYLRSTDQDGDKNIEFPFIDFEDIVVATDNFSDTNMLGKGGFGKVYKGMLEGTNEVAIKRLSKSSGQGTEEFRNEVVLIAKLQHRNLVRLLGCCIHEDEKLLVYEYMPNKSLDYFVFDTARKSMLLWPTRFKIIKGIARGIMYLHQDSRIFSGDQHQANTNRVVGTYGYMSPEYAMEGAFSVNSDTYSFGVLLLEIVGGIKISSPHLMDFPNLIVQAWNLWKDGKIEDLVDSYVKENCPLDEISR; encoded by the exons ATGAATACAGTACGTTACTGTCTGAACTCTGAATTACTGCTGTCCATTACTCCTGGTGCTCTTCAATGTGATGAGATCATGAGAGCTACGCTCCCAACACAATACACCTGTTCTATCCATAGCTTTCAGTTTCTTCTACAGCCACAGAGACAAGAGATCAACATGGAGAAGAAGGGCCTAATAATGGAGAAGGCCCACCTTCAAGTTTTCATCCTCCTACTCTTGAGTTCACCCTGCGAATCGGATGACCAGTTCACACAAGCAAAGCCACTCTCCCCTGGAGACATGCTCATCTCCAAGGACGGGGTCTTTGCGCTTGGCTTCTTCTCCCCGACCAACTCCAACGAGAGCCTGTACATCGGAATCTGGTACCACAACATCCCTGATCGTACCCTTGTGTGGGTCGCCAACCGTGACAGCCCAATCACCAACACCACTCCGTCAGCGGCCAAGCTCGCCATCACCGACAACCAAGAGCTCGCGCTGTCGGACTCTACTACAGGCCGTCCTCTGTGGACGACGGCCACCGGAGGCGCCGGAGTTATCGCGGTGCTACTTAGCTCTGGAAACTTTGTCCTCCGATCGGCGAACGGCACCGCCATGTGGCAAAGCTTCGACCACCCAACCGACACAATCCTTCCAACGATGAGGGTTTTGTTCAGCTACCAGGGACATGTGGTGACGCGCCTGTTTGCTTCGAAGGGCCCTGCTGACCCGTCCACTGGGGACTTCTCCCTTAGCATGGATCCCAGCTCAAACCTCCAGATCTTTGTTTGGCATGGGACCAGACTCTACTACCGCAACAATTTCTTCAACGACGTCTCGGCGTTCGGTGGTAGTGTTAGCTATGCTACTACCACTGTCATCGTGTCCGTGTCGAGGATAAACGAAGATGGGCTCTACTTCATGTACACAGTCTCCGGCGACTCACCGGAATACACGCGTCTTTCGCTTGATTACACAGGCAAGTTCAGGCTCCTGACCTGGAACAACGACACATCGTCGTGGACAGCCGGTTATGAGCGCCCAAGCTCTGGCTGTGACCTCTACGCGGCGTGCGGCCCTTTCGGCTACTGCGACAATACAGAGTCTGTGCCGAGTTGTCGATGCCTCGATGGGTTCGAGCCCATCGACGGCCATGACGTCTCCAGAGGATGCAGGAGAAACGAGGCGTTGGTGTGCGGAATGGAGGATGGCTTTGTGACTTTGTCTGGGATGAAGGCTCCCCAAGGCTTCATGCATGTCGACAACACAAGCTTCGACCAGTGCGTGACCGAGTGCAGCACAAACTGCTCCTGCACGGCGTATGCTTATGTCAACATGAGCATTGACGGGACTTTGATTTACACGTCGATGTGCCTGGTATGGACTGGGGATCTCGTCGATACGGGAAAAGTTCCCAGCTTTAGTCAGGACCTGTACATCCGGCTTGCCGCCGTATCCCATG TTCAAAAGAAGAGAAATTTGGTGAAGATTTTGCTCCCAATTACAGCATTGGTGCTGCTAATCACATTCACAACGCTAGTCTTGACGTACAAACATAGAG GAACACGGCAAAAGAAGAAAGTCCAGAAGAGACACATGTTACAATATTTGAGGTCTACAGACCAAGATGGGGACAAGAATATAGAGTTTCCATTTATTGACTTCGAAGACATTGTTGTGGCAACAGACAATTTCTCAGACACCAATATGCTTGGAAAGGGAGGTTTTGGCAAAGTTTACAAG GGAATGTTGGAAGGTACCAATGAAGTAGCCATCAAGAGACTTAGCAAGAGTTCTGGACAAGGCACCGAGGAATTTAGAAATGAAGTAGTCTTGATTGCAAAATTGCAGCACAGGAATCTAGTTAGGCTTCTTGGTTGTTGTATTCACGAAGATGAGAAGCTATTGGTCTATGAATACATGCCCAATAAAAGCTTGGATTACTTCGTCTTTG ACACTGCAAGAAAATCAATGCTTCTATGGCCGACAAGGTTCAAGATAATCAAGGGGATAGCACGAGGAATTATGTATCTCCATCAGGACTCCAG AATATTCAGTGGCGACCAACATCAAGCAAATACAAACCGGGTTGTTGGGACATA TGGCTATATGTCACCTGAATATGCAATGGAAGGTGCATTTTCGGTCAACTCAGACACCTACAGCTTCGGTGTTCTGCTATTGGAGATTGTGGGTGGAATAAAGATCAGCTCACCACATCTGATGGACTTTCCTAACCTTATAGTCCAG GCATGGAACCTATGGAAGGATGGCAAGATAGAAGATTTGGTGGACTCATATGTTAAAGAGAATTGTCCTCTCGATGAAATTTCACGATGA
- the LOC136493779 gene encoding receptor-like serine/threonine-protein kinase SD1-8 isoform X3: protein MNTVRYCLNSELLLSITPGALQCDEIMRATLPTQYTCSIHSFQFLLQPQRQEINMEKKGLIMEKAHLQVFILLLLSSPCESDDQFTQAKPLSPGDMLISKDGVFALGFFSPTNSNESLYIGIWYHNIPDRTLVWVANRDSPITNTTPSAAKLAITDNQELALSDSTTGRPLWTTATGGAGVIAVLLSSGNFVLRSANGTAMWQSFDHPTDTILPTMRVLFSYQGHVVTRLFASKGPADPSTGDFSLSMDPSSNLQIFVWHGTRLYYRNNFFNDVSAFGGSVSYATTTVIVSVSRINEDGLYFMYTVSGDSPEYTRLSLDYTGKFRLLTWNNDTSSWTAGYERPSSGCDLYAACGPFGYCDNTESVPSCRCLDGFEPIDGHDVSRGCRRNEALVCGMEDGFVTLSGMKAPQGFMHVDNTSFDQCVTECSTNCSCTAYAYVNMSIDGTLIYTSMCLVWTGDLVDTGKVPSFSQDLYIRLAAVSHVQKKRNLVKILLPITALVLLITFTTLVLTYKHRGTRQKKKVQKRHMLQYLRSTDQDGDKNIEFPFIDFEDIVVATDNFSDTNMLGKGGFGKVYKGMLEGTNEVAIKRLSKSSGQGTEEFRNEVVLIAKLQHRNLVRLLGCCIHEDEKLLVYEYMPNKSLDYFVFDTARKSMLLWPTRFKIIKGIARGIMYLHQDSSGDQHQANTNRVVGTYGYMSPEYAMEGAFSVNSDTYSFGVLLLEIVGGIKISSPHLMDFPNLIVQAWNLWKDGKIEDLVDSYVKENCPLDEISR from the exons ATGAATACAGTACGTTACTGTCTGAACTCTGAATTACTGCTGTCCATTACTCCTGGTGCTCTTCAATGTGATGAGATCATGAGAGCTACGCTCCCAACACAATACACCTGTTCTATCCATAGCTTTCAGTTTCTTCTACAGCCACAGAGACAAGAGATCAACATGGAGAAGAAGGGCCTAATAATGGAGAAGGCCCACCTTCAAGTTTTCATCCTCCTACTCTTGAGTTCACCCTGCGAATCGGATGACCAGTTCACACAAGCAAAGCCACTCTCCCCTGGAGACATGCTCATCTCCAAGGACGGGGTCTTTGCGCTTGGCTTCTTCTCCCCGACCAACTCCAACGAGAGCCTGTACATCGGAATCTGGTACCACAACATCCCTGATCGTACCCTTGTGTGGGTCGCCAACCGTGACAGCCCAATCACCAACACCACTCCGTCAGCGGCCAAGCTCGCCATCACCGACAACCAAGAGCTCGCGCTGTCGGACTCTACTACAGGCCGTCCTCTGTGGACGACGGCCACCGGAGGCGCCGGAGTTATCGCGGTGCTACTTAGCTCTGGAAACTTTGTCCTCCGATCGGCGAACGGCACCGCCATGTGGCAAAGCTTCGACCACCCAACCGACACAATCCTTCCAACGATGAGGGTTTTGTTCAGCTACCAGGGACATGTGGTGACGCGCCTGTTTGCTTCGAAGGGCCCTGCTGACCCGTCCACTGGGGACTTCTCCCTTAGCATGGATCCCAGCTCAAACCTCCAGATCTTTGTTTGGCATGGGACCAGACTCTACTACCGCAACAATTTCTTCAACGACGTCTCGGCGTTCGGTGGTAGTGTTAGCTATGCTACTACCACTGTCATCGTGTCCGTGTCGAGGATAAACGAAGATGGGCTCTACTTCATGTACACAGTCTCCGGCGACTCACCGGAATACACGCGTCTTTCGCTTGATTACACAGGCAAGTTCAGGCTCCTGACCTGGAACAACGACACATCGTCGTGGACAGCCGGTTATGAGCGCCCAAGCTCTGGCTGTGACCTCTACGCGGCGTGCGGCCCTTTCGGCTACTGCGACAATACAGAGTCTGTGCCGAGTTGTCGATGCCTCGATGGGTTCGAGCCCATCGACGGCCATGACGTCTCCAGAGGATGCAGGAGAAACGAGGCGTTGGTGTGCGGAATGGAGGATGGCTTTGTGACTTTGTCTGGGATGAAGGCTCCCCAAGGCTTCATGCATGTCGACAACACAAGCTTCGACCAGTGCGTGACCGAGTGCAGCACAAACTGCTCCTGCACGGCGTATGCTTATGTCAACATGAGCATTGACGGGACTTTGATTTACACGTCGATGTGCCTGGTATGGACTGGGGATCTCGTCGATACGGGAAAAGTTCCCAGCTTTAGTCAGGACCTGTACATCCGGCTTGCCGCCGTATCCCATG TTCAAAAGAAGAGAAATTTGGTGAAGATTTTGCTCCCAATTACAGCATTGGTGCTGCTAATCACATTCACAACGCTAGTCTTGACGTACAAACATAGAG GAACACGGCAAAAGAAGAAAGTCCAGAAGAGACACATGTTACAATATTTGAGGTCTACAGACCAAGATGGGGACAAGAATATAGAGTTTCCATTTATTGACTTCGAAGACATTGTTGTGGCAACAGACAATTTCTCAGACACCAATATGCTTGGAAAGGGAGGTTTTGGCAAAGTTTACAAG GGAATGTTGGAAGGTACCAATGAAGTAGCCATCAAGAGACTTAGCAAGAGTTCTGGACAAGGCACCGAGGAATTTAGAAATGAAGTAGTCTTGATTGCAAAATTGCAGCACAGGAATCTAGTTAGGCTTCTTGGTTGTTGTATTCACGAAGATGAGAAGCTATTGGTCTATGAATACATGCCCAATAAAAGCTTGGATTACTTCGTCTTTG ACACTGCAAGAAAATCAATGCTTCTATGGCCGACAAGGTTCAAGATAATCAAGGGGATAGCACGAGGAATTATGTATCTCCATCAGGACTCCAG TGGCGACCAACATCAAGCAAATACAAACCGGGTTGTTGGGACATA TGGCTATATGTCACCTGAATATGCAATGGAAGGTGCATTTTCGGTCAACTCAGACACCTACAGCTTCGGTGTTCTGCTATTGGAGATTGTGGGTGGAATAAAGATCAGCTCACCACATCTGATGGACTTTCCTAACCTTATAGTCCAG GCATGGAACCTATGGAAGGATGGCAAGATAGAAGATTTGGTGGACTCATATGTTAAAGAGAATTGTCCTCTCGATGAAATTTCACGATGA
- the LOC136493779 gene encoding G-type lectin S-receptor-like serine/threonine-protein kinase RKS1 isoform X1, whose product MNTVRYCLNSELLLSITPGALQCDEIMRATLPTQYTCSIHSFQFLLQPQRQEINMEKKGLIMEKAHLQVFILLLLSSPCESDDQFTQAKPLSPGDMLISKDGVFALGFFSPTNSNESLYIGIWYHNIPDRTLVWVANRDSPITNTTPSAAKLAITDNQELALSDSTTGRPLWTTATGGAGVIAVLLSSGNFVLRSANGTAMWQSFDHPTDTILPTMRVLFSYQGHVVTRLFASKGPADPSTGDFSLSMDPSSNLQIFVWHGTRLYYRNNFFNDVSAFGGSVSYATTTVIVSVSRINEDGLYFMYTVSGDSPEYTRLSLDYTGKFRLLTWNNDTSSWTAGYERPSSGCDLYAACGPFGYCDNTESVPSCRCLDGFEPIDGHDVSRGCRRNEALVCGMEDGFVTLSGMKAPQGFMHVDNTSFDQCVTECSTNCSCTAYAYVNMSIDGTLIYTSMCLVWTGDLVDTGKVPSFSQDLYIRLAAVSHVQKKRNLVKILLPITALVLLITFTTLVLTYKHRGTRQKKKVQKRHMLQYLRSTDQDGDKNIEFPFIDFEDIVVATDNFSDTNMLGKGGFGKVYKGMLEGTNEVAIKRLSKSSGQGTEEFRNEVVLIAKLQHRNLVRLLGCCIHEDEKLLVYEYMPNKSLDYFVFDTARKSMLLWPTRFKIIKGIARGIMYLHQDSRLTIIHRDLKASNILLDTEMIPKISNFGMARIFSGDQHQANTNRVVGTYGYMSPEYAMEGAFSVNSDTYSFGVLLLEIVGGIKISSPHLMDFPNLIVQAWNLWKDGKIEDLVDSYVKENCPLDEISR is encoded by the exons ATGAATACAGTACGTTACTGTCTGAACTCTGAATTACTGCTGTCCATTACTCCTGGTGCTCTTCAATGTGATGAGATCATGAGAGCTACGCTCCCAACACAATACACCTGTTCTATCCATAGCTTTCAGTTTCTTCTACAGCCACAGAGACAAGAGATCAACATGGAGAAGAAGGGCCTAATAATGGAGAAGGCCCACCTTCAAGTTTTCATCCTCCTACTCTTGAGTTCACCCTGCGAATCGGATGACCAGTTCACACAAGCAAAGCCACTCTCCCCTGGAGACATGCTCATCTCCAAGGACGGGGTCTTTGCGCTTGGCTTCTTCTCCCCGACCAACTCCAACGAGAGCCTGTACATCGGAATCTGGTACCACAACATCCCTGATCGTACCCTTGTGTGGGTCGCCAACCGTGACAGCCCAATCACCAACACCACTCCGTCAGCGGCCAAGCTCGCCATCACCGACAACCAAGAGCTCGCGCTGTCGGACTCTACTACAGGCCGTCCTCTGTGGACGACGGCCACCGGAGGCGCCGGAGTTATCGCGGTGCTACTTAGCTCTGGAAACTTTGTCCTCCGATCGGCGAACGGCACCGCCATGTGGCAAAGCTTCGACCACCCAACCGACACAATCCTTCCAACGATGAGGGTTTTGTTCAGCTACCAGGGACATGTGGTGACGCGCCTGTTTGCTTCGAAGGGCCCTGCTGACCCGTCCACTGGGGACTTCTCCCTTAGCATGGATCCCAGCTCAAACCTCCAGATCTTTGTTTGGCATGGGACCAGACTCTACTACCGCAACAATTTCTTCAACGACGTCTCGGCGTTCGGTGGTAGTGTTAGCTATGCTACTACCACTGTCATCGTGTCCGTGTCGAGGATAAACGAAGATGGGCTCTACTTCATGTACACAGTCTCCGGCGACTCACCGGAATACACGCGTCTTTCGCTTGATTACACAGGCAAGTTCAGGCTCCTGACCTGGAACAACGACACATCGTCGTGGACAGCCGGTTATGAGCGCCCAAGCTCTGGCTGTGACCTCTACGCGGCGTGCGGCCCTTTCGGCTACTGCGACAATACAGAGTCTGTGCCGAGTTGTCGATGCCTCGATGGGTTCGAGCCCATCGACGGCCATGACGTCTCCAGAGGATGCAGGAGAAACGAGGCGTTGGTGTGCGGAATGGAGGATGGCTTTGTGACTTTGTCTGGGATGAAGGCTCCCCAAGGCTTCATGCATGTCGACAACACAAGCTTCGACCAGTGCGTGACCGAGTGCAGCACAAACTGCTCCTGCACGGCGTATGCTTATGTCAACATGAGCATTGACGGGACTTTGATTTACACGTCGATGTGCCTGGTATGGACTGGGGATCTCGTCGATACGGGAAAAGTTCCCAGCTTTAGTCAGGACCTGTACATCCGGCTTGCCGCCGTATCCCATG TTCAAAAGAAGAGAAATTTGGTGAAGATTTTGCTCCCAATTACAGCATTGGTGCTGCTAATCACATTCACAACGCTAGTCTTGACGTACAAACATAGAG GAACACGGCAAAAGAAGAAAGTCCAGAAGAGACACATGTTACAATATTTGAGGTCTACAGACCAAGATGGGGACAAGAATATAGAGTTTCCATTTATTGACTTCGAAGACATTGTTGTGGCAACAGACAATTTCTCAGACACCAATATGCTTGGAAAGGGAGGTTTTGGCAAAGTTTACAAG GGAATGTTGGAAGGTACCAATGAAGTAGCCATCAAGAGACTTAGCAAGAGTTCTGGACAAGGCACCGAGGAATTTAGAAATGAAGTAGTCTTGATTGCAAAATTGCAGCACAGGAATCTAGTTAGGCTTCTTGGTTGTTGTATTCACGAAGATGAGAAGCTATTGGTCTATGAATACATGCCCAATAAAAGCTTGGATTACTTCGTCTTTG ACACTGCAAGAAAATCAATGCTTCTATGGCCGACAAGGTTCAAGATAATCAAGGGGATAGCACGAGGAATTATGTATCTCCATCAGGACTCCAGGTTAACTATAATCCATAGAGATCTCAAAGCAAGCAACATTTTGTTGGACACTGAGATGATCCCTAAGATATCAAATTTTGGCATGGCTAGAATATTCAGTGGCGACCAACATCAAGCAAATACAAACCGGGTTGTTGGGACATA TGGCTATATGTCACCTGAATATGCAATGGAAGGTGCATTTTCGGTCAACTCAGACACCTACAGCTTCGGTGTTCTGCTATTGGAGATTGTGGGTGGAATAAAGATCAGCTCACCACATCTGATGGACTTTCCTAACCTTATAGTCCAG GCATGGAACCTATGGAAGGATGGCAAGATAGAAGATTTGGTGGACTCATATGTTAAAGAGAATTGTCCTCTCGATGAAATTTCACGATGA